From Aspergillus chevalieri M1 DNA, chromosome 4, nearly complete sequence, a single genomic window includes:
- a CDS encoding phosphoribosylglycinamide formyltransferase (BUSCO:EOG09264G7L;~COG:F;~EggNog:ENOG410PNSU;~InterPro:IPR002376,IPR004607,IPR036477;~PFAM:PF00551;~go_function: GO:0004644 - phosphoribosylglycinamide formyltransferase activity [Evidence IEA];~go_function: GO:0016742 - hydroxymethyl-, formyl-and related transferase activity [Evidence IEA];~go_process: GO:0006189 - 'de novo' IMP biosynthetic process [Evidence IEA];~go_process: GO:0009058 - biosynthetic process [Evidence IEA]), with amino-acid sequence MSSPIHLTILISGSGSNLQAVIDKTNAGELPTKIIRVISNRKDAFGLERARRADIPTAYHNLVKYKKRHPATPEGVQAAREEYDAELARLVLQDAPDLVVCLGFMHVLSPNFLGPLEEVKLKIINLHPALPGAFNGTHAIERAHTAWLEGKIDKTGVMIHNVISEVDMGKPILVREIPFIKGVDEDLDKFETRVHEIEWGVVIEGIKLAIEELKGMKQ; translated from the exons ATGTCTTCGCCGATTCATCTCACGATTCTCATATCCGGTAGTGGATCGAATTTACAAGCAGTAATCGACAAGACCAACGCGGGGGAGTTGCCCACCAAGATCATCCGTGTCATTTCGAATCGCAAAGACGCATTTGGACTTGAACGAGCAAGACGAGCCGATATcccaactgcctaccacaaTCTCGTCAAGTACAAGAAGCGACATCCAGCCACACCTGAGGGCGTCCAGGCAGCACGGGAGGAATACGATGCGGAACTGGCGAGGCTGGTCCTCCAGGATGCTCCGGATCTAGTCGTATGTCTGGGATTCATGCATGTGTTGTCGCCCAACTTCCTGGGGCCGCTTGAGGAAGTGAAATTGAAGATTATCAACTTGCATCCGGCTTTACCTGGGGCGTTTAATGGAACT CATGCGATCGAACGTGCCCACACTGCATGGCTCGAAGGCAAGATCGATAAGACTGGTGTGATGATCCATAATGTCATTTCGGAGGTTGACATGGGTAAGCCGATCCTGGTCCGGGAGATCCCATTCATCAAGGGCGTCGACGAAGACCTCGACAAGTTCGAAACAAGAGTGCATGAGATTGAATGGGGAGTGGTTATTGAAGGAATCAAGCTTGCCATTGAGGAGCTGAAGGGCATGAAACAATGA
- a CDS encoding uncharacterized protein (COG:B,D;~EggNog:ENOG410PGYM;~InterPro:IPR004875;~PFAM:PF03184;~go_function: GO:0003676 - nucleic acid binding [Evidence IEA]): MRKQHGEASSVSQSAAEEMKAIQTIAGEYNEEDIFNMDETGLFWRQPPTSGLGAPTRPGLKKEKARITLTVCVNSTGSERLPIWIIGTAKMPRSLHGINISALGGVWRSNKKAWMTTFVMSEWLQAFYSYIGLSRQVLLLLDNFSAHTQAVNITPPPANIKIQWLPANSTSVYQPLDQGIIMNLKTYYRKAWLHFIIESYEHQQDPMSSITLYHAVRWVLRIWRHDVNNTTIYSCFRKSQVIQPQISLPAEPAPDLTKLYDEAQQAGHIRDAMSLSNFINPPEESIEPIEELESLENIISEHIYPSTNDESDDDGPVASPPSLKAAVDGLRVLIQYQEHSQETHLEEIKMLERMEKRLLYKAESSKQQRTLDRWLR, encoded by the coding sequence ATGAGAAAACAGCATGGAGAAGCTTCATCTGTTAGTCAATCAGCTGCTGAAGAAATGAAGGCAATCCAAACAATCGCAGGAGAATATAATGAGGAGGATATCTTCAATATGGACGAAACTGGACTCTTTTGGCGCCAACCTCCAACTTCTGGACTAGGAGCGCCAACCAGACCAGGtctgaagaaagagaaagcccGAATTACTCTCACAGTCTGTGTCAATTCAACTGGCTCAGAGCGTCTTCCAATATGGATTATTGGAACTGCAAAAATGCCCCGTTCTCTTCATGGGATAAATATAAGTGCCCTTGGTGGTGTCTGGCGCTCAAATAAAAAGGCATGGATGACGACTTTTGTTATGAGCGAGTGGCTTCAGGCATTCTATTCTTATATTGGATTATCACGTCaagttcttcttcttcttgacaACTTCTCTGCGCATACTCAGGCTGTTAATATTACACCGCCACCAGCCAATATCAAAATCCAGTGGCTTCCAGCGAAttcaacaagtgtttatcaaCCACTCGATCAAGGCATTATCATGAATCTCAAAACCTATTACCGGAAGGCATGGCTTCATTTCATCATTGAGAGCTATGAGCATCAACAAGATCCTATGTCGTCAATCACTCTATATCATGCTGTCCGCTGGGTTCTACGCATTTGGAGACATGATGTCAACAACACCACAATATACAGTTGTTTTCGCAAGAGCCAGGTTATTCAGCCTCAAATCAGCCTTCCAgcagagccagcaccagaTCTGACAAAGCTCTATGATGAAGCCCAGCAAGCTGGCCATATTAGAGATGCAATGAGCCTCTCGAACTTCATAAATCCACCAGAAGAGAGCATTGAACCAATTGAGGAACTGGAGTCTCTGGAGAATATCATTTCTGAACATATATATCCATCAACAAATGATGAATCTGACGATGATGGCCCTGTTGCGTCACCACCTTCCTTGAAAGCAGCAGTTGATGGTCTCCGGGTTCTTATACAATACCAGGAACACTCTCAGGAGACTCATTTGGAGGAAATCAAGATGCTTGAGCGCATGGAGAAGCGATTGTTATATAAAGCAGAGTCATCAAAGCAGCAGCGAACTTTAGACCGATGGCTTAGATAG